One part of the Flavobacterium johnsoniae UW101 genome encodes these proteins:
- a CDS encoding ACT domain-containing protein yields MSGEKDLQTLLKSMKPEHKSGDYVFCKVQKLENLNLDEIAMIFREDEAITLILKKETADKLNLEYSVVMSWITLSVHSSLEAVGLTATFSKALSDHEISCNVVAAFYHDHIFVNKKDITQSMKILNSFSN; encoded by the coding sequence ATGTCAGGAGAAAAGGATTTACAAACATTACTAAAAAGCATGAAACCTGAACATAAGTCTGGTGATTATGTTTTTTGTAAAGTCCAAAAATTAGAGAATCTAAATTTAGATGAAATTGCAATGATCTTTAGAGAAGATGAAGCCATAACGCTGATTTTAAAAAAAGAAACTGCCGATAAATTAAATTTAGAATATTCTGTTGTAATGTCCTGGATTACACTTTCTGTACATTCTTCGTTGGAAGCAGTTGGTTTAACTGCCACTTTTTCAAAAGCACTTTCAGATCATGAAATAAGCTGCAATGTTGTAGCCGCGTTTTATCACGATCATATTTTTGTAAATAAGAAAGATATTACACAATCGATGAAAATTTTAAATTCATTTTCAAATTAA
- a CDS encoding efflux RND transporter periplasmic adaptor subunit, whose amino-acid sequence MKKIIVFTGLMALVCLTSCTSKKEEKEEVEKFTVTNPVKIDTSFTKEYVSQIKSVRNIELRAQEKGFLQNIYVDEGQFVKKGQLLFKIMPNMYEAELLKAQSEQKSAEIELQNSKLLADKNIVSKNELSVAQAKLQSAKAEVSLARLHLSFTEIRAPFDGTIDRIPLKLGSLIDEGELLTSLSDNSQMFAYFNVSEPEYLQYETNIKDRADNKVALVLANGDIFKDKGNVEVIESEFNNETGNIAFRARFPNSGKLLRNGETGQVQMNVPLKNAIVIPQKATYEIQDKKYVFVVGKDDKVSSREITITGEIPDLYVIKSGISENDRILLEGVQKVKENDKIKYDYQSPKEVMNHLRLKAE is encoded by the coding sequence ATGAAAAAAATCATTGTTTTCACAGGCTTAATGGCCTTGGTGTGCTTAACGAGCTGTACATCTAAAAAAGAAGAAAAAGAAGAAGTTGAAAAATTTACCGTTACCAATCCGGTTAAAATCGATACTTCGTTTACAAAAGAATATGTTTCACAAATAAAATCAGTTCGAAATATCGAATTGCGTGCCCAGGAAAAAGGGTTTTTACAAAATATATACGTTGATGAAGGACAGTTTGTAAAAAAAGGACAACTGTTGTTTAAAATTATGCCAAATATGTATGAGGCTGAACTACTTAAAGCACAGTCTGAACAAAAATCAGCAGAAATCGAATTGCAGAACTCTAAATTACTGGCAGATAAAAATATCGTTTCTAAAAACGAATTGAGCGTTGCTCAGGCAAAACTACAATCTGCAAAAGCAGAAGTATCATTAGCAAGACTTCATTTATCATTTACAGAAATCAGAGCTCCGTTTGACGGAACAATCGACCGTATTCCTTTAAAACTAGGAAGTTTAATCGACGAAGGCGAATTGCTGACAAGTCTTTCAGACAACAGCCAGATGTTTGCTTACTTCAACGTTTCGGAGCCAGAATATCTTCAGTATGAAACCAATATTAAAGATCGTGCTGATAACAAAGTGGCTTTAGTATTAGCAAACGGAGATATTTTTAAAGATAAAGGAAATGTTGAAGTTATAGAAAGTGAATTCAATAACGAAACAGGAAATATCGCTTTCAGAGCAAGATTCCCAAATTCTGGAAAATTACTTAGAAATGGCGAAACAGGACAGGTTCAAATGAATGTTCCTCTTAAAAATGCTATTGTAATTCCACAAAAAGCAACTTACGAAATTCAGGATAAAAAATATGTTTTTGTAGTAGGCAAGGACGACAAAGTTAGTTCAAGAGAAATTACAATTACTGGTGAAATCCCTGATTTGTACGTGATTAAAAGCGGTATTTCAGAAAATGACAGAATCTTACTTGAAGGTGTTCAGAAAGTAAAAGAAAACGACAAAATTAAATATGATTACCAATCGCCTAAAGAGGTAATGAATCATTTACGTTTAAAAGCAGAATAG
- a CDS encoding NADP-dependent glyceraldehyde-3-phosphate dehydrogenase, whose amino-acid sequence MSLIPEEFEIKTLINQDTYLVNGELKQWTGQTTPVFSTISSTEKYTPTLLGSIPFMGEAEAAEVVEAANAAYDKGQGLWPTMKVADRIKCMENFVKQMKETREEVVKLLMWEIGKNLGDSQKEFDRTVEYIYDTIASYKELNGRSSHFEKVQGVNAMIRRGPLGVVLCLGPYNYPLNETFSLLIPALIMGNTVIFKPAKHGVLCISPLLEAFRSSFPKGVINIVYGRGREVASPIMKSGKIDVLALIGNSKSAIALQDQHPNKNRLRLILGLEAKNPAIILPDADLDLAIQECITGTLSFNGQRCTALKVLYVHESIREEFNKRFSEKVDALQFGNPWEKGVSLTPLPETEKPNYIQGLIDDAVSKGAKILNEKGGKHSENYIFPAVLYPVNSKMRVYHEEQFGPVVPIISFKDIQEPLEDMAESNYGQQVSLFGKDIKTLAPLIDALVNLVCRVNLNSSCQRGPDAFPFTGRKDSAVGTLSIPDALRSFSIRTFVASKDIAYNNEILQELLNSKESNFINTDYIL is encoded by the coding sequence ATGAGTTTAATACCCGAAGAGTTTGAGATTAAAACCCTTATAAATCAAGATACTTATCTTGTAAATGGTGAATTAAAACAATGGACAGGACAAACCACTCCTGTGTTTTCTACCATTTCTTCTACAGAAAAATACACACCTACATTATTAGGATCGATTCCTTTTATGGGCGAAGCCGAAGCAGCAGAAGTTGTTGAAGCCGCAAATGCAGCCTATGATAAAGGACAAGGTTTATGGCCAACCATGAAAGTGGCTGACCGTATTAAATGCATGGAGAATTTCGTTAAACAAATGAAAGAAACCCGCGAAGAAGTGGTTAAGCTTTTGATGTGGGAAATTGGGAAAAACCTTGGCGATTCTCAAAAAGAGTTTGACAGAACCGTTGAATATATTTATGATACCATTGCCAGCTATAAAGAATTAAACGGACGCAGTTCGCATTTTGAAAAAGTGCAAGGTGTAAACGCTATGATTCGCCGCGGGCCTCTTGGAGTAGTTTTATGTCTTGGGCCGTACAATTATCCTTTAAATGAAACTTTCTCATTGTTGATTCCGGCTTTGATTATGGGGAATACCGTGATTTTTAAACCTGCTAAACATGGTGTTTTATGTATTTCGCCATTATTAGAAGCTTTTAGAAGCAGTTTCCCAAAAGGAGTTATCAATATTGTTTACGGAAGAGGACGTGAAGTAGCTTCGCCAATTATGAAATCTGGTAAAATTGATGTTTTGGCATTAATTGGAAACAGTAAATCGGCGATTGCTTTGCAGGATCAGCATCCAAATAAAAACAGACTTCGTTTAATTTTAGGTCTTGAAGCTAAAAACCCGGCGATTATTCTTCCGGATGCCGATTTAGATTTGGCAATTCAGGAATGTATTACGGGAACTTTGTCTTTTAACGGACAGCGTTGTACAGCTTTAAAAGTTCTTTACGTTCACGAATCAATCAGAGAAGAATTCAATAAAAGATTCTCTGAAAAAGTAGATGCGCTGCAATTTGGAAATCCGTGGGAAAAAGGAGTGTCTTTAACACCGCTTCCAGAAACTGAAAAACCAAACTACATTCAGGGATTAATTGACGATGCAGTAAGCAAAGGCGCAAAAATCCTGAACGAAAAAGGAGGAAAACATTCAGAGAATTATATTTTTCCAGCCGTTTTATATCCGGTAAACAGCAAAATGCGTGTGTATCACGAAGAACAGTTTGGTCCAGTAGTTCCAATTATTTCTTTCAAAGATATTCAGGAACCTTTAGAAGATATGGCCGAATCTAATTACGGACAGCAGGTAAGTTTGTTCGGAAAAGATATTAAAACCCTTGCACCGCTTATCGATGCTTTGGTAAACTTAGTATGCCGTGTAAACTTAAACAGTTCTTGCCAAAGAGGTCCGGATGCTTTCCCATTTACAGGTCGTAAAGATTCTGCAGTAGGGACATTAAGTATTCCAGATGCTTTGCGCTCTTTCTCAATTCGTACGTTTGTCGCTTCAAAAGATATCGCTTATAACAATGAAATTCTGCAGGAATTGTTAAACAGCAAAGAGTCGAATTTTATTAATACCGACTATATCTTGTAA
- a CDS encoding rhodanese-like domain-containing protein, producing MNLSQEDWVNQLAADENAVILDVRTEDEFNDGYIENALNIDINKGQAFIYEIEELDKNKNYYVYCRSGARSAKACQIMNELGIENAYNLLGGILDWEGETVQP from the coding sequence ATGAATTTATCACAAGAAGATTGGGTTAATCAGCTTGCTGCTGACGAGAATGCAGTTATACTGGACGTAAGAACTGAAGACGAATTTAATGACGGCTATATTGAAAATGCTTTAAACATTGATATCAATAAAGGTCAGGCTTTTATTTATGAAATCGAAGAATTAGATAAAAATAAAAACTACTATGTGTATTGTCGTTCTGGAGCCAGAAGTGCTAAAGCATGTCAGATTATGAACGAGTTAGGTATAGAAAATGCCTACAATCTGCTTGGTGGTATACTGGACTGGGAAGGCGAAACCGTACAACCATAA
- a CDS encoding GNAT family N-acetyltransferase yields MDYKIKKASIEDLNEAAELFNLYRVFYRQESDVEKGKAFLKERLLNNESDIFLVTINEKAVGFVQLYKLFHYTKLQKQWLLSDLFVHPDYRGKGLSVALIDRSKLWCEETGACGLMLETEKTNDIGNTLYPRCGFEYDGLHNYYHWWRN; encoded by the coding sequence ATGGATTACAAAATCAAAAAAGCAAGTATTGAAGATCTTAATGAAGCAGCTGAACTTTTTAATCTTTATCGTGTTTTTTATCGTCAGGAATCTGATGTAGAAAAAGGAAAAGCATTTCTAAAAGAACGACTATTGAATAATGAGTCGGATATTTTTTTAGTAACGATTAACGAAAAAGCGGTTGGGTTCGTGCAGCTCTACAAATTATTTCATTATACAAAATTGCAAAAACAATGGCTTTTGAGCGATCTTTTTGTACATCCGGATTATCGAGGCAAAGGATTATCTGTGGCGTTAATTGACCGTAGTAAATTATGGTGTGAAGAAACTGGAGCGTGTGGTTTAATGCTTGAAACTGAAAAAACAAATGATATTGGGAATACATTATATCCTCGATGCGGTTTTGAATATGATGGACTTCACAATTATTATCATTGGTGGAGAAACTGA
- a CDS encoding efflux RND transporter permease subunit, translating to MFNKFIQRPVLSIVISLIIVFLGVLSVLNLPITQFPTISPPMVNVTADYPGSNGELMIKAVVIPLERALNGVPGMKYMASDAGNDGEATIKVVFNLGTDPNQAAINVQNRVASVTNKLPPLVIREGIKITREVPSMLMYVNLYSTDKNTDMKFLYNYADINVLSELKRVNGIGSGDILGTREYAMRIWLKPDRMLAYKISADEIMEALSSQSLEASPGKTGESSGKRSQAFEYVLKYSGRFTTKEQYENIVVKANPNGELLRLKDVAKVEFGSSMYDIYSNLNGRPSAAIVLKQSFGSNANQVIEEVKAKLEKIKQRFPKGMDYEISYDVSKFLDASIEKVIHTLVEAFILVGLVVFLFLGDWRSTVIPAIAVPVSLVGTFVFMTFFDISLNLITLFALVLAIGVVVDDAIVVIEAVHAKMEEEHLSPFKATKKAMHEIAGAIIAITFLMAAVFIPVAFMSGPVGVFYRQFSVTMATAIILSGIVALTLTPALCAMMLKNNHGQPKKKTPANRFIDAFNEKFNLAQGKYQNLLGKIVNRRVVTIVALLVFCAGTWLISSTVPSGFIPNEDQGMFYAVIQTPPGSSLERTNNIAERVQKIAEDIDGVKSVSSLAGYEILSEGTGANSGTCLVNLKDWNDRKESVVEIMHEMEEKCKDITGANIEFFQPPAVPGYGAAGGFELRLLDKTGSVDYKRMEQVNNDFVAELNKQPELSNVFSFYSSSFPQYMMKVDNDLAQQKGVSIENAMNTLSTLVGSNYEISFIKFGINYKVIVQASPEYRAQPDDILKLYVKNDRDEMVPFSAFMKLEKVYGLSEITRHNMYTSTQISGSPAAGYSSGTAIKVIQKIAAEKLPRGYDIDWAGISADEVAQGNQAIWVFLICLGFVYLVLAAQYESFILPLSVIFSLPAGIFGAFLLLKLTGLENNIYAQVAMVMLIGLLGKNAVLIVEFAIQRHAAGLSVLQAAMEGAKARFRPILMTSFAFIAGLLPLTFATGPGKIGNRTIGTAAAGGMLIGTICGVFVIPGLYFIFAKIAEKHKLVKHEEENPLTEEIDNNHV from the coding sequence ATGTTTAATAAATTTATTCAAAGACCTGTTCTGTCGATAGTAATATCGTTGATTATTGTCTTCTTAGGGGTATTGTCGGTATTGAATTTACCAATTACCCAATTCCCTACAATTTCACCGCCAATGGTGAACGTTACTGCAGATTATCCTGGATCTAACGGTGAGCTGATGATTAAGGCGGTTGTTATTCCGCTGGAAAGAGCTCTAAACGGGGTTCCGGGAATGAAATATATGGCTTCTGATGCCGGAAACGATGGTGAGGCTACAATTAAAGTAGTTTTTAATTTAGGTACAGATCCAAATCAGGCTGCTATTAACGTGCAAAACCGTGTAGCTTCTGTTACAAATAAGCTTCCTCCTTTGGTAATTCGTGAAGGTATTAAAATTACCCGTGAAGTACCAAGTATGTTGATGTACGTGAACCTTTACAGTACAGACAAAAATACCGACATGAAGTTCTTATACAACTATGCCGATATTAACGTACTTTCTGAATTAAAAAGGGTAAATGGTATTGGTTCTGGAGATATCTTAGGAACACGTGAATATGCAATGCGTATCTGGTTGAAACCAGACCGTATGTTAGCATATAAAATTTCTGCTGATGAAATAATGGAAGCATTATCTAGTCAGAGTTTGGAGGCTTCTCCGGGTAAAACAGGAGAGAGTTCTGGTAAACGTTCTCAGGCATTCGAATATGTATTAAAATATTCTGGACGTTTTACGACAAAAGAGCAATATGAGAATATTGTAGTAAAAGCTAATCCAAACGGAGAGCTTTTGAGATTGAAAGATGTTGCTAAAGTTGAATTTGGAAGCTCGATGTATGATATCTATTCTAATTTGAATGGAAGACCATCTGCAGCGATCGTATTAAAACAATCTTTTGGTAGTAACGCAAATCAGGTTATTGAAGAAGTTAAGGCTAAACTGGAAAAAATTAAACAAAGATTTCCAAAAGGAATGGATTATGAAATTTCGTATGACGTTTCTAAATTCCTTGATGCTTCTATCGAAAAAGTAATTCACACGCTTGTTGAAGCCTTTATTCTGGTAGGTTTAGTAGTATTCCTTTTCTTAGGAGACTGGCGTTCGACAGTAATTCCGGCAATTGCAGTACCTGTATCGCTAGTAGGAACTTTTGTGTTCATGACATTCTTTGATATTTCATTGAACTTGATAACGTTATTTGCTTTAGTATTGGCAATTGGGGTCGTCGTCGATGATGCGATTGTGGTTATCGAAGCTGTTCACGCCAAGATGGAAGAAGAACACCTGTCGCCGTTTAAGGCAACTAAAAAAGCTATGCATGAAATTGCGGGGGCAATTATTGCGATTACGTTCTTGATGGCGGCAGTATTTATTCCGGTTGCATTTATGTCTGGTCCTGTTGGGGTATTCTACAGACAGTTCTCTGTAACTATGGCAACTGCAATTATTCTTTCGGGTATTGTGGCATTGACATTGACACCAGCGCTTTGTGCGATGATGTTAAAAAACAATCACGGACAGCCTAAAAAGAAAACACCTGCAAATCGATTTATTGATGCTTTCAACGAAAAGTTCAACTTAGCACAAGGAAAATATCAAAATCTATTAGGGAAAATTGTTAACAGACGAGTGGTTACTATAGTGGCACTTCTAGTTTTCTGTGCCGGAACATGGTTAATAAGCAGCACAGTTCCTTCAGGATTTATCCCGAATGAGGATCAGGGAATGTTTTACGCTGTAATTCAGACACCGCCGGGTTCATCTTTAGAAAGAACTAACAATATTGCAGAAAGAGTTCAAAAAATTGCTGAAGATATCGACGGAGTAAAATCAGTTTCTTCATTAGCAGGTTATGAAATCCTTTCTGAAGGTACAGGAGCAAACTCAGGAACATGTTTGGTGAACTTGAAAGACTGGAATGACAGAAAAGAATCTGTAGTTGAGATTATGCATGAAATGGAGGAAAAATGTAAAGATATTACAGGTGCTAATATCGAATTTTTCCAACCGCCTGCTGTACCTGGTTATGGTGCTGCCGGAGGTTTTGAACTTCGTTTGTTAGATAAAACAGGTTCAGTAGATTATAAGAGAATGGAACAGGTAAACAATGATTTTGTAGCAGAATTAAACAAACAGCCAGAATTATCAAACGTATTTAGTTTCTACAGCTCTAGTTTCCCTCAGTACATGATGAAAGTCGACAATGATTTGGCACAGCAAAAAGGAGTTTCTATTGAAAACGCCATGAATACTTTGTCAACTCTTGTGGGAAGTAACTACGAAATTAGTTTTATAAAATTTGGTATCAACTATAAAGTAATCGTTCAGGCTTCGCCGGAATATCGTGCACAGCCAGATGATATCTTAAAATTGTATGTAAAAAATGATCGTGATGAAATGGTGCCTTTTTCAGCTTTTATGAAATTAGAAAAAGTATACGGACTTTCAGAAATTACACGTCATAATATGTATACCTCAACACAAATTAGTGGTTCACCAGCAGCAGGTTACAGTTCTGGTACAGCGATTAAAGTTATTCAGAAAATCGCAGCTGAAAAATTACCGAGAGGATATGACATTGACTGGGCTGGTATTTCTGCCGATGAGGTAGCACAGGGTAATCAGGCTATTTGGGTATTCCTGATCTGTTTAGGATTCGTTTACCTAGTATTAGCAGCACAATATGAGAGTTTTATTCTGCCATTATCAGTAATCTTTTCATTGCCTGCAGGTATTTTTGGAGCGTTCCTTTTATTAAAATTAACAGGATTAGAAAACAATATTTATGCTCAGGTTGCCATGGTAATGCTTATTGGTTTATTAGGTAAAAATGCCGTACTGATCGTAGAGTTTGCGATTCAGAGACATGCTGCAGGATTATCTGTTTTACAAGCCGCAATGGAAGGAGCAAAAGCAAGGTTCCGTCCAATTTTGATGACTTCATTTGCATTTATCGCGGGATTATTGCCGCTTACGTTTGCAACTGGTCCGGGTAAAATTGGTAACAGAACCATTGGTACTGCTGCTGCAGGAGGTATGCTTATAGGTACAATCTGCGGGGTATTTGTAATTCCGGGCTTGTATTTCATTTTTGCCAAAATTGCTGAGAAACACAAACTGGTAAAACATGAAGAAGAAAATCCATTAACAGAAGAAATTGATAACAATCATGTATAA
- a CDS encoding sulfite exporter TauE/SafE family protein encodes MEYLGYFASIIIGISLGLIGGGGSILTIPILVYLFKVNPDQATSYSLFIVGLTALFGSYSHYKMGNLKLKSALYFAVPSVISILIIREVIFPQIASTIFSIASYSVSKDFLIMIVFSILMITAAISMIKKNQSEIKSTETNYTQLSIIGFLVGIVTGFLGAGGGFLIIPALLFFAKLPMKQAVGTSLLIITINSSIGFGGDLYIGTPIDYTFLLGVSGMALLGMFIGSQLSKKIDGAKLKPLFGWFVLVMGFYIITKEVLF; translated from the coding sequence ATGGAATATTTAGGATATTTTGCTTCAATCATAATCGGGATTTCTCTTGGCTTAATTGGCGGAGGCGGTTCTATTCTTACTATTCCTATTTTAGTCTATTTATTTAAAGTAAATCCGGATCAGGCAACTTCTTATTCTTTATTTATTGTTGGACTGACGGCATTATTTGGAAGTTACAGCCATTACAAAATGGGAAATCTAAAGCTAAAGTCAGCATTGTATTTTGCTGTTCCGTCTGTAATTTCAATATTGATTATCCGCGAAGTTATTTTCCCGCAGATTGCTTCGACTATTTTCTCAATTGCCTCTTATTCAGTTTCAAAAGATTTTCTAATTATGATTGTCTTTTCGATTTTGATGATAACCGCGGCGATTTCGATGATCAAGAAAAATCAGTCCGAAATAAAAAGCACCGAAACCAATTATACTCAGCTAAGCATAATTGGTTTTTTGGTTGGAATCGTAACAGGATTTCTTGGCGCTGGAGGAGGATTTCTAATTATTCCTGCCCTTTTATTTTTCGCCAAATTACCTATGAAACAAGCCGTTGGGACTTCACTGCTAATCATCACCATTAATTCTTCAATAGGTTTTGGCGGTGATTTATACATCGGAACTCCAATTGATTATACTTTTTTATTAGGCGTTTCAGGAATGGCGCTTTTGGGAATGTTTATCGGAAGTCAGCTTTCTAAAAAAATCGACGGCGCGAAATTAAAACCGCTTTTTGGCTGGTTTGTTCTCGTAATGGGATTTTATATTATTACAAAAGAAGTTTTATTTTAA
- a CDS encoding GNAT family N-acetyltransferase codes for MEIKEIQASQTWQIRHEVMWPDQPFEFVQLEEDNSGFHFGVFDEDKLVSIVSCFIEGKEMQFRKLATLEEYQGKGIASCLLKYIFEFAKSRDLKRVWCNARSNKKLFYEKFGMNDTFKTFVKADQEFTIMEIMLF; via the coding sequence ATGGAAATAAAAGAAATTCAAGCTTCACAAACCTGGCAGATTAGACATGAAGTAATGTGGCCGGATCAGCCTTTTGAATTTGTACAATTAGAAGAAGACAATTCAGGGTTTCATTTTGGAGTTTTTGATGAAGATAAATTAGTTTCTATAGTTTCTTGTTTTATTGAAGGAAAAGAAATGCAGTTTAGAAAATTAGCCACTTTAGAAGAATATCAGGGAAAAGGAATTGCATCATGTCTTTTAAAATACATTTTCGAATTTGCAAAAAGCAGAGACTTAAAAAGGGTATGGTGTAACGCAAGAAGTAACAAAAAATTGTTCTATGAAAAATTTGGAATGAATGATACCTTTAAAACCTTTGTAAAAGCAGATCAGGAATTTACGATAATGGAAATTATGCTTTTTTAA
- a CDS encoding Crp/Fnr family transcriptional regulator, protein MQNSLKTIFPNFSSELIATIEENGSLQDFEAGTILMRTGQYIKNTVLITKGKIKIYREGEDGGEFLMYYLQPGQACAISMICTAKSEKSQIMAKVVEDVSVMMIPLQMMDKWMMEHRSWYEFVIETYRSRFEEVLEVVDNIAFRSMDERLEFYLKRHSDACGCSEVNLSHQEIATELNTSREVVSRLLKKMEQRGLVKLNRNQIELLK, encoded by the coding sequence ATGCAAAATTCATTAAAAACCATCTTTCCTAATTTTTCCAGCGAACTTATTGCCACTATTGAAGAAAACGGAAGTCTTCAGGATTTTGAAGCCGGAACTATTTTAATGCGTACCGGACAGTATATTAAAAACACTGTTTTGATAACTAAAGGAAAAATCAAAATTTACCGTGAAGGCGAAGATGGAGGCGAATTTTTAATGTATTATCTGCAACCCGGACAAGCCTGCGCTATTTCGATGATCTGCACCGCCAAAAGCGAAAAAAGCCAGATTATGGCAAAGGTTGTCGAAGATGTTTCGGTCATGATGATTCCGCTGCAAATGATGGATAAATGGATGATGGAACACAGATCGTGGTACGAATTTGTAATTGAAACCTACAGAAGCCGTTTTGAAGAAGTTCTGGAAGTTGTCGATAATATTGCTTTCCGTTCTATGGATGAACGTTTGGAGTTTTACCTAAAAAGACATTCTGATGCCTGCGGCTGTTCTGAAGTGAATCTCTCGCATCAGGAAATCGCAACCGAATTAAATACCTCCAGAGAAGTTGTTTCGAGATTGCTGAAAAAAATGGAGCAGCGCGGTTTGGTAAAACTTAACCGAAACCAGATTGAATTACTAAAATAA
- a CDS encoding M1 family metallopeptidase yields MKKLSIHLAFTAFLILAQTGFAQELYMPRNIKAAYAKGTRSADGKPGKNYWQNHGKYTMDITVDAKTKMVSGTETIIYENNSNDSLRNLVIRFVNNLHKPSAPRSGDVSEDFLSNGLTLTSLKVAGETYNENARNWGTVGNVKLKKALAPHSKTTINIDWNYPLSKESGREGQIDESTFFVAYSYPRVSVFDDYNGWDRIPHTDRQEFYNDFNDYVYSVKAPKNFVVYATGDFLNPDEVLQPEFAARLKKSYSTDEILHIANEQEMKSGIVTKQNEWNIWKFEAKNITDVCFGLSDHYLWDASSVLVDKKTNRRASVQAAYDIKGTDFVNSVKNNQFALDWFSNNWPGIPYPYSKMTAFQGFADMEYPMMCNDSQMNDPKFAQLVQDHEVAHTYFPFYMGINETRYAYMDEGWATTFEYLIGIAEHGKEAADKFYKEFRVEYYINDKSTEEDQPIISMSTQVSGPGYGNNSYGKASLSYLALKDMLGDDLFKKALHHYMDTWNGKHPIPWDYFNSMNTGSGKNLNWFFNNWFFTNNYIDISVKNVSKNIVSIQNKGGFAIPFDVIVVYADNSTETIHETPSVWEKNQKTAQVAVNTKKQIKKVTVDGGIFLDATPDDNIWNSK; encoded by the coding sequence ATGAAAAAATTATCAATTCATCTTGCATTCACTGCTTTTTTAATTCTGGCACAAACAGGATTTGCACAAGAGCTTTATATGCCAAGAAATATTAAGGCCGCTTATGCCAAAGGCACTCGTTCTGCAGACGGAAAACCCGGAAAAAATTATTGGCAGAATCATGGTAAATATACTATGGATATTACGGTTGATGCCAAAACCAAAATGGTTTCGGGAACAGAAACCATTATTTACGAAAACAACAGCAATGACAGTTTAAGAAATCTCGTTATTCGTTTTGTAAACAATCTTCATAAACCATCAGCACCAAGAAGCGGCGATGTGAGCGAGGATTTCTTAAGTAACGGTTTAACGCTTACGTCTCTTAAAGTAGCTGGGGAAACCTATAATGAAAATGCCAGAAATTGGGGAACTGTTGGAAACGTAAAGCTAAAAAAAGCACTTGCACCGCATTCTAAAACAACTATTAATATCGACTGGAATTATCCTTTATCAAAAGAAAGCGGCAGAGAAGGGCAAATAGACGAAAGTACTTTTTTTGTGGCCTACAGTTATCCAAGAGTTTCTGTTTTTGATGATTATAACGGCTGGGACAGAATACCTCATACAGATCGTCAGGAATTTTATAACGACTTTAATGATTATGTTTATTCTGTAAAAGCACCAAAAAACTTTGTGGTTTATGCGACCGGTGATTTCTTAAATCCAGATGAGGTTTTACAGCCGGAGTTTGCAGCGCGTCTAAAAAAATCATATTCAACAGATGAAATTCTGCATATTGCAAACGAACAGGAGATGAAAAGCGGTATTGTAACCAAACAAAACGAATGGAATATCTGGAAATTTGAAGCCAAAAATATTACTGATGTCTGCTTTGGTTTAAGCGATCATTATTTATGGGATGCCAGCAGTGTTTTGGTAGATAAAAAAACAAACCGCCGCGCGAGTGTTCAGGCAGCGTATGATATTAAAGGAACCGATTTTGTAAACTCAGTTAAAAACAATCAGTTTGCTTTAGACTGGTTTTCAAATAATTGGCCTGGAATTCCATATCCATATTCTAAAATGACTGCTTTTCAGGGATTTGCTGATATGGAATATCCAATGATGTGTAACGATTCGCAGATGAATGATCCAAAATTTGCTCAATTAGTTCAGGATCATGAAGTAGCGCATACTTATTTTCCGTTTTATATGGGAATCAACGAAACCCGTTACGCATACATGGATGAAGGCTGGGCAACAACTTTTGAATACTTAATTGGAATTGCAGAGCATGGAAAAGAAGCGGCGGATAAATTCTACAAAGAGTTTAGAGTTGAATACTACATTAACGATAAATCTACAGAAGAAGATCAGCCGATAATTTCAATGTCTACACAGGTTTCTGGTCCGGGTTATGGAAATAACTCTTACGGAAAAGCGTCTTTGTCTTATTTAGCACTAAAAGATATGCTTGGAGATGATTTGTTTAAAAAAGCGCTTCACCATTATATGGATACCTGGAACGGAAAACATCCAATACCTTGGGATTATTTCAATTCGATGAATACAGGTTCAGGCAAAAACTTAAATTGGTTTTTCAACAACTGGTTTTTTACCAATAATTATATTGATATATCTGTTAAAAATGTTTCCAAAAACATTGTTTCAATCCAAAACAAAGGCGGTTTTGCCATTCCGTTTGATGTGATTGTGGTTTATGCTGACAATTCAACAGAAACAATTCACGAAACACCTTCTGTTTGGGAGAAAAATCAAAAAACGGCACAGGTAGCAGTTAATACTAAAAAACAAATTAAAAAAGTGACTGTTGACGGCGGAATATTTTTAGATGCAACGCCGGATGATAACATTTGGAACAGTAAATAA